The Candidatus Bathyarchaeota archaeon genome includes the window GAACTCAATATAGCCTTGGAAGAGCTCATGGAGCTCAGCATTCGCAATTTATTCCATCCTGGTTTCTTCAAGTTCCAGGTTTAAAGGTTGCTCTTCCATCAACTCCATATGATGCTAAAGGCTTATTTAATCAAGCTTTAAAAGATGATAACCCTGTGCTTTATGTTGAATGCAGCCTCCTTTATAGAGTTAAAGGTCCAGTTCCTGAAGAAGATTACACTATACCTTTCGGAAAAGCTGATGTAAAAAAAGAGGGAGAAGATGTTACGGTTGTGGCTATTTCAAGAATGGTTCATGAAGCTTTAGCTGCAGCTAACATTCTTGAAGAAAAGGGGTTAAGCATAGAAGTTATTGATCCAAGAACAATTCAACCATTAGATATAGAGGCTATAATTGATTCAGTTAAGAAAACAGGTAGAGTTATAATAGCTGAGGATGATTGTAAGACGGGGGGAGTAGGCGCTGAAATAGCTGCTTTAATAGTGGAAAAAGCTTTTGATTATCTTGATGCTCCAATAACTCGAGTAGCTGCACCAGATATTCCTATTCCTTTTTCACCTAAACTTGAATTAGAGTATATGCCTAATAAAGATAAAATAATTCAAGCTGTAAACTCGCTTTTAAAAGGTTGAGGTAAAATGCATCAAGTTATAATTCCAAGGTTTGATCCAGCTATGAAAACTGGAAGAATAATTAAATGGTTAAAGAATGAAGGTGAAGCTGTAAATAAAGGAGAACCAATAGTGGTTGTTGAAGGAGAAAAAACAGTTTTTGAAGTTGAAGCACCTGAAAAAGGTTTTTTAAGAAAAATTTTTTACCCTACCGGTTCTGAAATTGAAGTTTTAAAGCCTATAGCTTTAATCGGCGAGCTTAATGAAAATGTTCCTCAAGAGTTAATTGAGAAAGCTGAAGTTGTTGAAACTGAAAAGCTTAAAGAAGAAAAGCCTTTTATAAAACATGTTAAAGCCAGCCCATTAGCTAAAAAGCTTGCTGAAGAGTATGGAGTAAATTTAGAAGAAATAGAAGGAACTGGACCTGATGGAAGAATAACTAAAGAAGATGTTTTAAATGCGGTTAAAAAAGTTTCTTTAACAATTAAACCCTCTTTAACTGAAGCTTCTGTCACCGGTTTAAAGCCTCCTTTAATAGCTAAAATTATTCCATTATCTAGAACAAGAAAAACAATTGCTGAAAGATTGCTTTACAGCCTTCATGAAGCAGCTTCAACAACAATAATTACCTCAGTTAATTTAGAAAACCTTATTGAATATAGAGAGAAAATTAAAGCTTCTTTAGGTGAAGTTAGCTTAACAGCTTTTATAGTTAAAGCTGCAGCTAAAGCTTTAGAAACGCATCCAATATTTAACTCAACCTTAGAGAAAGATGAAATTAAAATTTTTGAGGAAATAAATATAGCTTTAGCAATTAATACAGAAGATGGATTAGTTACACCAGTTATTAAAAACTCAAATAAAAAATCTATAATAGAAATTTCAAATGCTATTAAAGAGCTTACAAATAAAGCTTTTCAACGTAAATTATCGATTGAAGATCTTACAGGTGGAACATTTACAATTACAAATCTAGGTGCTTATGACGTGGAAATCTTTATTCCAATAATTAATCCACCTCAAACAGCTATATTAGGAGTTGGAAAAATAGAAAATAAGCCTATACCAGTAAATGGAGATAAAATATTAATTAAGCCAATAGCTGTTTTAACACTTGTATTTGATCATAGAGTGGTGGACGGTGTTCCAGCTGCGAAATTCCTTCAAGAAATAAAGCGTTTACTTGAAAATCCAACCGAGCTTTCCTAATTTTATTTAATTATTCAATAAAATTCACAGTTATTTTTAAAGCATAAACTTTAAATTGATTGAAGCGTTAAACAATCCTTAGGGGATAAGGTTTGTGGAATATTTTATTTCAAATAGGTTTGCTAGATGTTTTCTTAGGTTTAATCGCCTTCATAATATTGGTTTCAATTTTATCTTCAGCTATTAAAGTTGTTAGAGAATATGAAAGAGGTGTAATTTTCAGGCTTGGTAGATTAATAGGTGCTAAAGGGCCTGGGCTTTTCCTTATTATTCCAATAGTTGATAAATTCATTAAGATTGATCTTAGAGTTGTAGCTTTTGATGTTCCAAAACAAAGAGTAATAACTAAAGATAATGTTAGCGTTGATGTTGATGCAGCTGTTTATTATAGAGTTTTCGACCCAGCTAAAGCAGTTGTTCAAGTTGAAGATTACTATAGAGCAACCAATCTTTTAGCTCAAACAACTCTTAGAGATGTTTTAGGACAAGTGGAGCTTGATGAATTATTAACTAAAAGAGAAGAGTTAAGCAAGAAGGTTGGTGAAATTCTAGATGCTTACACAGATCCATGGGGGATAAAAGTTGTGGCTGTAGCTATAAAAGATGTTAGCATGCCTGAAACTATGCTTAGAGCTATAGCTAAGCAAGCTGAAGCTGAAAGAGAAAAAAGATCTAGAATAATTGTAGCTGAAGGCGAGTATATAGCAGCTGAAAAAATTGCTGCAGCAGCTAAACGTTATATGGAAAGCCCGCTTGCATTAAGATTAAGAGAGCTTCAAACTTTAACTGAAATAGCTAGAGAGAAAAATTTAGTTGTTGTAACAACAACTACAGAAGCAACTGATTTAGGTAAATTAACAGCGATGGTTAAAGCGTTTCAGGAGAAAGAAACTAAGTGAAAAAACCGTTTACCTTTTTATTATTTATATTAATCGCTTTAACTCAATTAAGCTTAACTTTCAGTTTTAAAGCTAACCAAATCACTATTATTAAGCTTGAAGATGCTATAACTCCAGCCACTAAAGAGTTTATTCAAGAAGCTTATGATTTTAGCTTAAGCAGTAATGCTCAAGCAATAATTATTTTGCTTAATACGCCTGGCGGTCAATTAGATGCTACAATGAAAATAATTGAGATTATGGATAGATCTGAAATTCCATGGATTGTTTATGTTTATCCTGAAGGAAGCAAAGCTTGGTCAGCTGGCGCATTTATTTTAATAGCTTCTCATATAGCTGTTATGGCGCCTTACACAATTGTTGGCTCAGCTCAACCAGTTTCATATACGCCTTTTGAAGGTTCAACCCCAATAGAAGATGAGAAAATTATTAATGCTTTATCAGCTTTTATAGCTGAAGAAGCTAGAATGTATAATAGAAATGCGACTGCAGCTGAACTTTTTATTAGAAAAAACCTGAATTTAAATGCTGATGAAGCTTTAAAATTTAAAGTTATAGATGCTATAGCCTCTGATATAAATGAGCTTTTAAAAATTTTAAATGGTAAAACCATTAAAACAACCAGAGGCTTAATTACTTTAAAAACTGAAGATGCTGTTTTAATTGAGTTTTCCCCAAGCATTAAAGTAACATTTTTATCAACAGTTTCAAACCCTCTTCTCGCTTACATTCTCTTTACTTTAGGGCTTTATGGTTTAATTTTTGGTTTAGTAAGCCCAGGTTATGGCGCTGAATTAGCTGGAGGAATCGCTTTAATATTAGGTTTAATAGGTTTAGGGTTTAATGTTGATTTAGCCTCGTTAATTTTAATTGGTTTAGGTGTAATTTTAATGTTGATTGAAGCTCATACACCTGGGTTTGGTGTTTTAGGAGGCGCTGGGTTGATATGCTTAATTATTGGAGGGTTGCTTTTAATTCCATTTAGAAGCGGTGAATGGTTGATTTCATCAGCTTGGTATCAAAGCTTTATAGCAGCAGCGTTGCTTTTTGCAGCTTTTACAGGTGGATTCATGATTTTCTCAGTTTATAAAGTTTTAAAAGCTAAGCGAATGAAACCTTTAATAGGCGAGTTTATAGGGGAAGCAGTGGATGTAATAGAGGATTTAACACCTGAAAAAACAGGTTTTGTAATTTATAAAGGCGAATACTGGCGAGCTAAATCTAAAATCTTTATTAAAGCAGGATCTAAAGCTTTAATAGTTGCTAAAGATGGGCCGATATTAATTGTTGAACCTAAGTAACTTTAGCTTCATTAAATTTTTTAAGGAAACGCTTTAATATTTCGCTTCTAAGATCGGTCATGCAATCAGGGCTTGATTCATATATTCCATAAACCACTAATTTATCTTCTTTTTGATATAAATTAACTTCTTTAACTTTAACGCCTTCTTCTTTAATAGCTTCCTTCATGCATTGAATTACTTCTTCAGGATCAGGATAATCTCCTTCAACATAAGCTATAACCTCATCCATAACCTCCTCTCCATAAACTAAAACAGGAGTATTCATAAGCATAAAGTTTGGAATAAGAACTGTTCTACCCGTTCTAATGCTTGGTAATCTTTCTCCATCGCCTACCTCCATAAGCATTGTTCTTAACCAACCAACTTTAACAATATCCCCTTTAATCGATGGGTCAATCAACATTTTAATTCTAACACCAGACTTTATGTTTTTAACCCTTCTAATAAATAATCCACCTAAAAATGAAGCTAAATAATCTTTAGCAACCATAGAAAACCCTAAAGCGCTTAACATAGTTATTAAAGTAACTATAATTGATAAATCCACAAGTTATCACCTCCATTAAAAATGCGATGAATCTTCTTTCTGGTAAAAGGGGAAAGAAAAACAACCTTAAAAGCATTATTTCAACTTTCGAGTTAAATACTTCTCATCTTTTAAAGCTTTAAAATTAAAAGAACCTCCTCATAAAGGCTTTAAGATAATTAAGTTTAACTTTAGTTTTCTTTGAAAATTTATGGAAGTTAAAAACTTTTAAACTTGCGTTGATTATGGAAAATATTTAATAAGTTAAAAATCTTTTGGTAAGGTTTATGGATAGAAATACAGCCTTAGAGTTAGTTAAGTTAAATGTTAAAAACGAGAATTTAATCAAGCATATGTTAGCTGTTGAAGCTATTATGCGGGAGCTGGCTAAACTTCTTTCTGAAGATGGGGAAACTTGGGGTTTAACAGGGCTTTTGCATGATATAGATTTTGAGAAAACTTCCGTTAACCCTAATGAGCATGGGGTTGAAGCTGAAAAACTTTTGAAAGGAAAGGTTAATGAAGAAATTTTAAAGGCTATTAAAACTCATAATTACGAGTATACAGGGGTGAAACCTGAATCTAGAATGGAGAAAGCTTTAGTAGCAGCTGATGCGATTTCAGGTTTAATAATTGCTTGCGCTTTAGTTATGCCTTCTAAAAAACTTAAGGATGTGAAGATTGAAACTTTAAAAAAGAAGTTTAAGGATAAAGATTTTGCTAGAGGCTCAAGTAGAGATCGAATATTAATTTGCGAGGAAATAGGGGTTTCTAAAGAAAAATTTTTTGAAGTTGCTTTAAAAGCTCTTCAAGAAATAAGCTTAACGCTAGGTTTATGAAAGCTTTAATCTTCTTTAAAGGGGAGTCTTATTGAAGGTTTTATTTGCGACTTCTAATAAAAACAAGTTTAAGGAAGCTAAAGCTGTTTTAAGCAAATATGGAATTAAAGTTGAAATGCTTAAAAAAAGAAAGCTTGAAATTCAATCAAATAGCATTAAGGAAATTGCTAAGCATTCAGCTTTAGAGTTGTTTAAAGAAGTTAAATCTCCTTTAATAACTGAAGATTCAGAGTTAACTATTAACGCTCTTAAAGGCTTTCCAGGTCCATATTCAGCTTATGTTTTTAAAACTATAGGTAATAAAGGAATTTTAAAGCTTATGAAAAACAAACGGGATAGAAGAAGCGTTTTTAAAGCAGCAGTTTATTTTTGTTCATTTAACATTCAAAAATGCTTTATTGGAGTTGCTAAAGGGAAAATAGCTTTTAAAGAAAAAGGATGCTTAGGCTTTGGCTTTGACCCTATATTCATCCCTAATGAATGCTCAAATAAAACTTTTGGAGAAATGCTTATCGAAGAGAAAAGCCTATATTCTCATAGAGGTAAAGCCATGGTTAAATTTGCGAAATGGTACATAAAAAATTATAAGGAGGAAGTTGATCGTTAATAAAGAAGCGGGGGAAACTTATTGGCAAGATTATACTCTAGAAAAAAAGGTAAATCAGATTCAATTAGACCTATCAGCCGTAAAACTCCATCATGGTGTAAATATACCCCTGAAGAAGTTGAATCTTTAGTTGTAAAGCTTGGTAAAGAAGGTTATTCTTCAAGCCTTATTGGAGTTATTCTTAGAGATCAATATGGAATTCCATTAGTTGAATCTATTACTGGGAAAAGTGTTACTCAAATTTTAAAAGAAAATAGCATTGCTTCAAAGCTTCCTGAAGATCTTGAAACTCTTTTAAAGAAAGCTGAGCAAGCGAGAAGACATTTAGAAAAACATAAAAAAGATTATAATAATAAAAGAGCTTTAGCGCTTATTGAATCTAAAATTCACCGTTTAAGCGAATATTATAAAGAGAGAGGCATTCTTCCAGCTGATTGGAAATACAAGCCTAGCGTTGCATCTGTGGCTTAATATTATGAATGAGCAAAAATTTAAAGAGTTTCTTGAAAAAACTAAGGATGTTAGCAGTTTTATAAAGGAGGAGGCTTCTAAAAATTCTAAATTCACTATTGTGACGCATTTTGATGCTGATGGTTTAGCTTCTGGAGGAATAATTTGCAAAGCTTTAATTAGGCTTAACGCTTTCTTTCATTTAAGAGTTGTTGAACAATTAAGCGAGGAAACTTTAATTAAAATTTTAAAAATAAAAAGTGATGTAGCAATTTTCTCTGAAATA containing:
- a CDS encoding alpha-ketoacid dehydrogenase subunit beta → MRELTYGEAIREALRNALIKNPKVFLIGEDIGAYGGAFKITNSFLEEFGAERVKDTPISEAAIVGAAIGAALMGLKPIAEIMYMDFIPICLEQLANQAAKIRFMSGGKLKVPIIVRTQYSLGRAHGAQHSQFIPSWFLQVPGLKVALPSTPYDAKGLFNQALKDDNPVLYVECSLLYRVKGPVPEEDYTIPFGKADVKKEGEDVTVVAISRMVHEALAAANILEEKGLSIEVIDPRTIQPLDIEAIIDSVKKTGRVIIAEDDCKTGGVGAEIAALIVEKAFDYLDAPITRVAAPDIPIPFSPKLELEYMPNKDKIIQAVNSLLKG
- a CDS encoding 2-oxo acid dehydrogenase subunit E2, translating into MHQVIIPRFDPAMKTGRIIKWLKNEGEAVNKGEPIVVVEGEKTVFEVEAPEKGFLRKIFYPTGSEIEVLKPIALIGELNENVPQELIEKAEVVETEKLKEEKPFIKHVKASPLAKKLAEEYGVNLEEIEGTGPDGRITKEDVLNAVKKVSLTIKPSLTEASVTGLKPPLIAKIIPLSRTRKTIAERLLYSLHEAASTTIITSVNLENLIEYREKIKASLGEVSLTAFIVKAAAKALETHPIFNSTLEKDEIKIFEEINIALAINTEDGLVTPVIKNSNKKSIIEISNAIKELTNKAFQRKLSIEDLTGGTFTITNLGAYDVEIFIPIINPPQTAILGVGKIENKPIPVNGDKILIKPIAVLTLVFDHRVVDGVPAAKFLQEIKRLLENPTELS
- a CDS encoding slipin family protein; the encoded protein is MLDVFLGLIAFIILVSILSSAIKVVREYERGVIFRLGRLIGAKGPGLFLIIPIVDKFIKIDLRVVAFDVPKQRVITKDNVSVDVDAAVYYRVFDPAKAVVQVEDYYRATNLLAQTTLRDVLGQVELDELLTKREELSKKVGEILDAYTDPWGIKVVAVAIKDVSMPETMLRAIAKQAEAEREKRSRIIVAEGEYIAAEKIAAAAKRYMESPLALRLRELQTLTEIAREKNLVVVTTTTEATDLGKLTAMVKAFQEKETK
- a CDS encoding nodulation protein NfeD, encoding MKKPFTFLLFILIALTQLSLTFSFKANQITIIKLEDAITPATKEFIQEAYDFSLSSNAQAIIILLNTPGGQLDATMKIIEIMDRSEIPWIVYVYPEGSKAWSAGAFILIASHIAVMAPYTIVGSAQPVSYTPFEGSTPIEDEKIINALSAFIAEEARMYNRNATAAELFIRKNLNLNADEALKFKVIDAIASDINELLKILNGKTIKTTRGLITLKTEDAVLIEFSPSIKVTFLSTVSNPLLAYILFTLGLYGLIFGLVSPGYGAELAGGIALILGLIGLGFNVDLASLILIGLGVILMLIEAHTPGFGVLGGAGLICLIIGGLLLIPFRSGEWLISSAWYQSFIAAALLFAAFTGGFMIFSVYKVLKAKRMKPLIGEFIGEAVDVIEDLTPEKTGFVIYKGEYWRAKSKIFIKAGSKALIVAKDGPILIVEPK
- a CDS encoding mechanosensitive ion channel family protein, with translation MDLSIIVTLITMLSALGFSMVAKDYLASFLGGLFIRRVKNIKSGVRIKMLIDPSIKGDIVKVGWLRTMLMEVGDGERLPSIRTGRTVLIPNFMLMNTPVLVYGEEVMDEVIAYVEGDYPDPEEVIQCMKEAIKEEGVKVKEVNLYQKEDKLVVYGIYESSPDCMTDLRSEILKRFLKKFNEAKVT
- a CDS encoding HDIG domain-containing protein — encoded protein: MDRNTALELVKLNVKNENLIKHMLAVEAIMRELAKLLSEDGETWGLTGLLHDIDFEKTSVNPNEHGVEAEKLLKGKVNEEILKAIKTHNYEYTGVKPESRMEKALVAADAISGLIIACALVMPSKKLKDVKIETLKKKFKDKDFARGSSRDRILICEEIGVSKEKFFEVALKALQEISLTLGL
- a CDS encoding XTP/dITP diphosphatase, coding for MKVLFATSNKNKFKEAKAVLSKYGIKVEMLKKRKLEIQSNSIKEIAKHSALELFKEVKSPLITEDSELTINALKGFPGPYSAYVFKTIGNKGILKLMKNKRDRRSVFKAAVYFCSFNIQKCFIGVAKGKIAFKEKGCLGFGFDPIFIPNECSNKTFGEMLIEEKSLYSHRGKAMVKFAKWYIKNYKEEVDR
- a CDS encoding 30S ribosomal protein S15, with amino-acid sequence MARLYSRKKGKSDSIRPISRKTPSWCKYTPEEVESLVVKLGKEGYSSSLIGVILRDQYGIPLVESITGKSVTQILKENSIASKLPEDLETLLKKAEQARRHLEKHKKDYNNKRALALIESKIHRLSEYYKERGILPADWKYKPSVASVA